From Arthrobacter sp. FW306-2-2C-D06B, a single genomic window includes:
- the ligD gene encoding non-homologous end-joining DNA ligase, whose product MATEATTLTVDGPNGPREMRISSPSRVLWPELGITKLDLARYIVDVGEAFIAANGDRPVSLQRFSDNVDGEQFFSKNPPKGTPDFVRSVKVIYPSARSHPQLVLDEPAAAVWAVQMNTVVFHPWPSRAGNTDNPDQLRIDLDPQPGTDFDDAIPAALELKKVLAEAGLTTFIKTSGNRGLHVYAPIEPSHEFLDVRHAVIAAARELERRMPDKVTTAWWKEERGERVFVDFNQANRDRTIAGAYSPRALAHAPVSCPITWDELESADPKNFTILTVPGRLKTVGDPWSDMNSKAGKIDVLLQWWERDLGAGLGELPFPPDYPKMPGEPPRVQPSRARKQD is encoded by the coding sequence ATGGCTACCGAAGCAACCACCCTCACCGTTGATGGACCGAACGGTCCCCGGGAGATGCGGATCTCCAGTCCCAGCCGGGTTCTCTGGCCGGAATTGGGCATCACCAAGCTCGATCTCGCGCGCTATATCGTTGATGTCGGGGAAGCATTCATAGCCGCGAACGGTGACCGGCCGGTCTCGCTGCAGCGCTTTTCGGACAACGTCGACGGAGAACAGTTCTTCTCCAAGAATCCGCCGAAAGGAACCCCAGACTTTGTCCGGTCGGTAAAAGTGATCTATCCGAGTGCGCGCTCGCATCCCCAATTGGTCCTCGACGAGCCAGCCGCGGCAGTGTGGGCCGTCCAGATGAACACGGTGGTCTTCCATCCGTGGCCGTCACGTGCCGGAAACACCGACAACCCCGACCAGTTGCGGATCGACCTGGACCCCCAGCCCGGAACAGATTTCGACGACGCGATTCCCGCCGCGCTTGAGCTGAAGAAGGTGCTTGCGGAGGCCGGCCTGACCACCTTCATCAAGACCTCAGGAAACCGGGGACTCCATGTCTACGCCCCGATCGAGCCTTCGCATGAGTTCTTGGACGTACGGCATGCCGTGATCGCGGCCGCCCGCGAGCTCGAGCGCCGGATGCCGGACAAGGTCACCACTGCCTGGTGGAAGGAAGAACGAGGCGAACGGGTATTCGTCGACTTCAACCAAGCCAACCGTGACCGGACCATAGCCGGCGCGTACAGCCCGCGGGCGCTCGCCCATGCCCCGGTCTCTTGTCCCATCACGTGGGACGAACTCGAGTCGGCGGACCCGAAGAACTTCACCATCCTCACCGTGCCCGGAAGGCTGAAAACGGTGGGGGACCCTTGGAGTGACATGAACTCCAAAGCAGGGAAAATCGACGTCCTGCTTCAATGGTGGGAACGGGACCTCGGCGCCGGGCTCGGGGAGCTGCCGTTCCCGCCCGACTACCCGAAGATGCCCGGAGAACCACCGCGTGTACAGCCAAGTCGAGCACGCAAGCAGGACTGA
- a CDS encoding YegP family protein, giving the protein MAGIFEVFVDGESFFRFRLKSPDGLVIAVSTPFEDKPSVVAGIAAARECAGMGLVTDLCPAAGVREPAATVRPSAILHNAGSQACDEPRQASDGFRTRAKELRRAATAPRWTGAA; this is encoded by the coding sequence GTGGCCGGCATATTTGAAGTGTTTGTTGACGGGGAATCCTTTTTCAGGTTCCGGCTCAAATCACCCGACGGACTCGTCATCGCGGTTTCGACGCCGTTCGAGGACAAGCCCTCGGTTGTCGCCGGAATCGCCGCTGCCCGGGAGTGTGCGGGCATGGGACTAGTCACCGACCTTTGTCCGGCGGCAGGCGTACGCGAACCGGCCGCGACCGTTCGTCCGAGCGCTATCCTCCACAATGCGGGTTCCCAGGCATGTGACGAACCGCGCCAAGCGTCCGACGGATTCCGCACCCGCGCCAAAGAACTCCGGCGCGCGGCAACCGCGCCCAGATGGACCGGCGCGGCGTAA